In Rhododendron vialii isolate Sample 1 chromosome 9a, ASM3025357v1, the following are encoded in one genomic region:
- the LOC131301200 gene encoding uncharacterized protein LOC131301200 isoform X1 yields the protein MANYTNPDDYNHDLYDEENWDNDDPYGGDPYDGDPYDTGEGSSHPTPCRANARMRRAAVEICNIHHDMYMCKEPCRTSALTGQAWVTELEEGNPKRMYQSFRMSKMNFFSLVYQLEHNYGLQVSERISVAEQVAIFLWIMGQRANNRNAQERFQHSGETISRQFHNVLNALNAMAIDWVRPWPQQGVHSKIANNPRYYPHFKDCIGAIDGTHIKAHPPTDDPIQKWIGRKGYPTQNIMAACDFDMCFTFVLSGWEGNAHDTRIFYDCIRNPALNFPTPQGDQFYLVDAGYPNTRGYLAPYKGCRYHPPEWRDGGAPRTNFERFNKIHSSLRCTIERTYGVWKARWPLICDMPVGFIMTTQVALVSATMAIHNFIRRNNFPDIPFGFYDRRPNFLPSDRGVETTAPNGNHGNRVQRDDRNMDTVRASMRDFIVENNIR from the exons CCATACGATGGAGATCCGTACGATACCGGGGAAGGGTCGAGTCATCCTACGCCTTGTCGGGCAAATGCAAGAATGAGACGAGCTGCTGTTGAGATATGTAACATCCACCATGATATGTACATGTGCAAGGAACCGTGCCGTACCTCCGCCTTAACTGGTCAAGCTTGGGTCACCGAGCTAGAAGAGGGAAACCCAAAGCGTATGTATCAATCATTTCGTATGAGTAAGATGAATTTCTTTTCACTTGTTTACCAACTTGAGCATAATTATGGGTTGCAAGTATCCGAGCGAATCTCAGTTGCTGAGCAAGTAGCTATCTTTCTCTGGATAATGGGCCAACGAGCTAATAATAGAAATGCCCAAGAACGTTTTCAACATTCGGGGGAGACTATATCAAGGCAGTTTCATAATGTGCTAAACGCCCTTAATGCCATGGCTATCGATTGGGTTAGACCATGGCCTCAACAAGGAGTGCATAGCAAAATAGCTAACAATCCAAGATATTATCCACATTTCAAG GACTGCATTGGGGCTATTGATGGCACTCACATAAAAGCCCACCCACCTACGGACGACCCTATACAGAAATGGATTGGTCGGAAAGGATATCCAACACAAAACATTATGGCCGCATGTGACTTTGATATGTGCTTCACGTTCGTGTTATCGGGATGGGAAGGAAATGCGCACGACACAAGAATTTTTTATGATTGTATAAGGAATCCTGCGTTAAATTTTCCAACACCACAAGGAG ATCAATTTTATTTGGTAGATGCCGGGTACCCAAACACTCGTGGTTATCTAGCACCATACAAAGGTTGTAGATATCACCCTCCTGAATGGCGTGACGGAGGCGCACCAAGGACGAACTTTGAAAGGTTTAACAAAATACACTCCTCTCTTCGGTGCACCATTGAAAGGACATATGGCGTTTGGAAAGCTCGTTGGCCTCTGATTTGTGACATGCCTGTTGGCTTCATAATGACAACACAAGTAGCTCTTGTGTCCGCAACGATGGCGATTCATAATTTTATAAGAAGGAACAACTTTCCTGACATTCCTTTTGGTTTCTATGATAGGCGACCAAATTTCTTGCCTTCAGATCGAGGAGTAGAAACTACAGCACCTAACGGCAACCATGGCAATAGGGTCCAACGTGATGATCGTAACATGGACACTGTAAGGGCATCTATGCGAGATTTCATTGTGGAAAACAATATACGTTAG
- the LOC131301200 gene encoding uncharacterized protein LOC131301200 isoform X2, whose product MANYTNPDDYNHDLYDEENWDNDDPYGGDPYDGDPYDTGEGSSHPTPCRANARMRRAAVEICNIHHDMYMCKEPCRTSALTGQAWVTELEEGNPKRMYQSFRMSKMNFFSLVYQLEHNYGLQVSERISVAEQVAIFLWIMGQRANNRNAQERFQHSGETISRQFHNVLNALNAMAIDWVRPWPQQGVHSKIANNPRYYPHFKDCIGAIDGTHIKAHPPTDDPIQKWIGRKGYPTQNIMAACDFDMCFTFVLSGWEGNAHDTRIFYDCIRNPALNFPTPQGDAGYPNTRGYLAPYKGCRYHPPEWRDGGAPRTNFERFNKIHSSLRCTIERTYGVWKARWPLICDMPVGFIMTTQVALVSATMAIHNFIRRNNFPDIPFGFYDRRPNFLPSDRGVETTAPNGNHGNRVQRDDRNMDTVRASMRDFIVENNIR is encoded by the exons CCATACGATGGAGATCCGTACGATACCGGGGAAGGGTCGAGTCATCCTACGCCTTGTCGGGCAAATGCAAGAATGAGACGAGCTGCTGTTGAGATATGTAACATCCACCATGATATGTACATGTGCAAGGAACCGTGCCGTACCTCCGCCTTAACTGGTCAAGCTTGGGTCACCGAGCTAGAAGAGGGAAACCCAAAGCGTATGTATCAATCATTTCGTATGAGTAAGATGAATTTCTTTTCACTTGTTTACCAACTTGAGCATAATTATGGGTTGCAAGTATCCGAGCGAATCTCAGTTGCTGAGCAAGTAGCTATCTTTCTCTGGATAATGGGCCAACGAGCTAATAATAGAAATGCCCAAGAACGTTTTCAACATTCGGGGGAGACTATATCAAGGCAGTTTCATAATGTGCTAAACGCCCTTAATGCCATGGCTATCGATTGGGTTAGACCATGGCCTCAACAAGGAGTGCATAGCAAAATAGCTAACAATCCAAGATATTATCCACATTTCAAG GACTGCATTGGGGCTATTGATGGCACTCACATAAAAGCCCACCCACCTACGGACGACCCTATACAGAAATGGATTGGTCGGAAAGGATATCCAACACAAAACATTATGGCCGCATGTGACTTTGATATGTGCTTCACGTTCGTGTTATCGGGATGGGAAGGAAATGCGCACGACACAAGAATTTTTTATGATTGTATAAGGAATCCTGCGTTAAATTTTCCAACACCACAAGGAG ATGCCGGGTACCCAAACACTCGTGGTTATCTAGCACCATACAAAGGTTGTAGATATCACCCTCCTGAATGGCGTGACGGAGGCGCACCAAGGACGAACTTTGAAAGGTTTAACAAAATACACTCCTCTCTTCGGTGCACCATTGAAAGGACATATGGCGTTTGGAAAGCTCGTTGGCCTCTGATTTGTGACATGCCTGTTGGCTTCATAATGACAACACAAGTAGCTCTTGTGTCCGCAACGATGGCGATTCATAATTTTATAAGAAGGAACAACTTTCCTGACATTCCTTTTGGTTTCTATGATAGGCGACCAAATTTCTTGCCTTCAGATCGAGGAGTAGAAACTACAGCACCTAACGGCAACCATGGCAATAGGGTCCAACGTGATGATCGTAACATGGACACTGTAAGGGCATCTATGCGAGATTTCATTGTGGAAAACAATATACGTTAG